Proteins from one Impatiens glandulifera chromosome 2, dImpGla2.1, whole genome shotgun sequence genomic window:
- the LOC124927072 gene encoding uncharacterized protein LOC124927072 has product MAEVLRGSSSDLSGVGIISAGNENVSAEHLYEEKKIDVEARDQNILKFLDSTDSYLTLYDSLSSILRQGWMELASARYSMGPLRINSALFNHNDQTAATTLQVNQKDVTLDEGPAITEVTFIVDKQIEEERPKSLKVFGTLVSPKLRAAQTSFESAMDIIVEIANMRAKTLTAYNQVREEKRNGEEDDDENANICS; this is encoded by the exons ATGGCGGAAGTACTCCG CGGTTCTTCGTCTGATCTGAGTGGAGTAGGAATAATTAGTGCTGGAAATGAGAATGTGTCTGCTGAGCATCTATATGAAGAAAAGAAGATAGACGTAGAAGCAAGAGATCAAAACATTCTGAAGTTTCTTGATTCAACTGATAGCTATTTAACTCTTTACGATTCATTATCGTCAATACTTCGCCAG GGATGGATGGAATTGGCGAGTGCACGATATTCTATGGGGCCTTTGCGTATCAACAGTGCTTTATTCAACCATAATGATCAAACTGCTGCTACGACATTACAAGTAAACCAGAAAGATG TAACTCTGGATGAAGGACCAGCCATCACTGAAGTCACTTTTATAGTTGACAAGCAA ATTGAGGAGGAGCGGCCAAAATCACTCAAAGTGTTTGGAACTCTGGTTTCTCCAAAGCTCAGAGCCGCACAGACATCATTCGAATCAG CTATGGATATCATAGTAGAGATAGCAAACATGAGAGCAAAAACGTTAACCGCTTACAATCAAGTGCGAGAAGAgaaaagaaatg gtgaagaagacGACGATGAAAATGCCAATATTTGTTCATGA